One genomic region from Bacillus sp. SLBN-46 encodes:
- a CDS encoding glycosyl hydrolase family 18 protein, which produces MARLEYTKNNNLSTKWIIGGFISAILLIISSIFLILYPFASTEKKTYFQGQHPILFMGKQQGNAFIEENTLFVPLSFVKKNMDGTIHYDEKSKSVIITTTDKVVQMPTDSLSYYVNQKPVNLQLSPILAKNGELYIALDPILSLYPIQYKTLPDSNAIWIQQDGDQYENGRLTDKEINKEKLRLRTKPTWHSPYVADMKSKEEIIIEGEKDEFYLVRKANGVSGYIKKDYVSKGARVKISIKNERKTFQIPKINGPIQLTWEAVYTKNPDMSKIPEMTGLNVISPTWFSLASNYGAVKNLASLDYSKWAQGKGYQVWGVFSNSFDPQLTHEAFKDFDTRAAIIRQLLHFSQMYQLQGMNFDIENVNPEDGPLVTQFMREAAPYLHEAGLVISMDITFSAGANNNWSSFYERPQLAKIVDYLIVMAYDEHTNASSGSGSVASLPWVERNLERLLTEVPKEKLILGVPLYARLWKEQMNANGTVEITAKALAMDKVKAWLTEKGLQPKYDEESGQNYAEFYAADEKATYKIWIEDELSLNKRADLAIKYELAGIGTWSRLFGDQTAWTALNLLADRSVTQK; this is translated from the coding sequence ATGGCACGTCTAGAATATACAAAAAATAATAATCTATCAACTAAATGGATAATCGGAGGATTCATAAGTGCTATTTTACTTATTATCTCTTCTATTTTTCTAATACTTTATCCATTTGCATCCACAGAGAAAAAGACCTATTTTCAAGGCCAGCATCCAATCCTTTTCATGGGAAAGCAACAAGGAAATGCCTTTATTGAAGAAAACACCTTGTTTGTGCCACTTTCATTTGTGAAAAAAAATATGGATGGCACGATCCATTATGATGAGAAATCAAAATCAGTTATTATCACTACGACAGATAAAGTTGTACAAATGCCAACTGATTCGTTAAGTTATTATGTGAATCAAAAGCCAGTAAACTTACAGCTGTCTCCCATTCTTGCGAAGAATGGAGAACTATATATTGCGCTTGATCCAATCTTATCTCTTTACCCTATTCAATATAAAACATTACCTGATAGTAATGCGATATGGATTCAACAGGATGGTGATCAATACGAGAATGGTAGATTAACAGATAAGGAAATTAATAAAGAGAAGCTTAGACTTCGCACAAAGCCCACCTGGCATTCACCCTATGTCGCTGACATGAAATCGAAAGAAGAGATCATCATTGAGGGTGAAAAAGACGAATTTTATCTTGTTAGGAAAGCAAACGGTGTTAGCGGCTATATAAAAAAAGATTATGTCTCAAAAGGGGCACGCGTAAAGATATCCATAAAGAACGAGCGGAAAACATTTCAAATACCCAAAATAAATGGACCCATTCAATTAACATGGGAAGCCGTCTATACCAAGAATCCTGACATGTCGAAAATACCAGAAATGACAGGATTAAATGTTATTTCACCTACATGGTTCTCCCTTGCTAGCAATTATGGAGCAGTTAAAAACCTTGCCTCACTTGATTATAGTAAATGGGCTCAAGGAAAGGGATATCAAGTTTGGGGTGTATTTTCTAATTCCTTTGATCCTCAATTGACCCACGAAGCATTCAAAGATTTTGATACAAGAGCAGCGATTATCCGGCAACTGCTTCACTTTAGTCAGATGTATCAGCTTCAAGGGATGAACTTTGATATAGAAAATGTTAATCCTGAGGATGGACCATTAGTTACTCAATTTATGAGAGAGGCAGCGCCATACCTGCACGAAGCAGGCCTTGTCATTTCGATGGATATTACCTTCTCAGCGGGGGCTAACAACAACTGGTCTTCATTTTATGAAAGACCACAACTAGCCAAAATTGTCGACTACCTTATTGTTATGGCCTATGATGAGCATACCAATGCCTCTTCAGGATCAGGGAGTGTGGCAAGTTTGCCATGGGTGGAACGAAACCTTGAAAGACTTCTGACAGAAGTGCCAAAGGAAAAATTAATTCTTGGGGTTCCTTTATATGCAAGGCTCTGGAAGGAACAAATGAATGCTAATGGTACGGTGGAAATAACAGCAAAGGCCCTAGCAATGGATAAAGTGAAAGCGTGGCTGACTGAAAAAGGTCTACAGCCAAAATATGATGAAGAAAGTGGCCAAAACTACGCAGAATTTTATGCAGCAGATGAAAAAGCGACCTATAAAATATGGATTGAGGATGAATTGTCATTGAATAAACGAGCAGACCTAGCGATCAAATATGAACTCGCTGGGATTGGTACATGGTCCCGACTATTTGGGGATCAAACCGCTTGGACAGCATTAAATCTACTAGCTGATCGATCAGTGACGCAAAAATAA
- the plsY gene encoding glycerol-3-phosphate 1-O-acyltransferase PlsY, translating to MVQIILVLILAYLLGSIPSGLIIGKTFYKTDIRQHGSGNLGGTNTFRTLGVKAGIAVTLADILKGTLAASLPYLFHVDINPLLAGVLAVIGHTYPIFAGFRGGKAVATSGGVLLLCAPLMFITVLVVFFLSLYITKYVSLSSMIAGLCAVIYALVIWNVPLLIAVTLLASFVIYRHRANIKRIINKTEPKIKWL from the coding sequence ATGGTTCAAATTATATTAGTCTTGATCCTTGCCTATTTGCTAGGCTCAATCCCCTCAGGGTTAATCATCGGTAAAACGTTTTATAAAACCGATATTCGTCAGCACGGAAGCGGAAATTTAGGAGGCACGAACACTTTTCGAACACTTGGAGTGAAAGCAGGAATTGCCGTTACTCTTGCTGATATTTTGAAAGGGACTTTAGCAGCTTCCTTACCCTACCTCTTTCATGTAGACATTAACCCATTACTAGCTGGTGTCCTTGCTGTTATTGGTCACACTTACCCAATTTTTGCGGGATTCCGTGGAGGTAAAGCAGTTGCCACTTCAGGAGGAGTTTTACTACTCTGTGCTCCATTAATGTTCATCACAGTTTTGGTTGTCTTTTTTCTCAGTCTGTACATAACAAAATATGTTTCGTTATCATCTATGATTGCAGGTCTCTGTGCAGTCATTTACGCACTGGTCATATGGAATGTCCCGTTACTAATTGCTGTGACGTTATTAGCATCATTTGTCATTTACCGCCACCGGGCAAATATTAAGAGGATCATCAATAAGACAGAACCAAAAATCAAATGGCTATAA
- a CDS encoding CapA family protein, with product MRKKAFITSVLIIFICTTLASILFVNEQKEKNEKKNYPSKNHSTRPFQLTNRKLIEKVTIGAIGDILIHDVVYQDAFNGKDYNFDPMFENIKALLEKPDVLTANQESMLGGLELGLSGYPKFNSPHEVADALIHTGVDIVSTANNHTLDRGFKGVQSEAAYLQSIGLPYVGSFVDDKDQQNLRIINKNGIKICFLSYTYGTNGIPVPKGKDFLVNLIDRERMKGEIQRARKAADLVVMSIHWGNEYQRIPTNNQKDLARFLANEGVDIIFGSHPHVLQPMEWFNTTDGRKAFVVYSLGNFLSAQNNNYKDIGGLATIDVTKQITDKGTTIEISNPVFFPTYITSQKYHHFKVVPLENAATFGLTNADAKYKEIQQHMKQWLR from the coding sequence ATGAGAAAGAAAGCTTTTATTACCTCTGTTTTAATTATTTTTATTTGTACCACTCTTGCATCTATCCTCTTTGTGAATGAGCAAAAAGAAAAAAACGAAAAGAAAAACTATCCTTCAAAAAATCATAGTACGCGGCCTTTCCAACTAACAAATCGAAAGCTGATTGAAAAAGTAACGATTGGAGCAATTGGAGATATACTGATCCACGATGTAGTCTACCAAGATGCCTTCAATGGAAAAGATTATAATTTCGATCCAATGTTTGAAAATATAAAAGCACTATTAGAAAAACCAGATGTATTAACAGCAAATCAAGAAAGCATGCTTGGAGGCTTGGAACTAGGACTTTCAGGTTACCCTAAGTTTAATAGTCCCCATGAGGTAGCCGATGCCCTCATTCATACAGGTGTCGATATCGTTTCAACCGCCAATAACCATACATTAGATAGAGGGTTTAAAGGAGTTCAATCAGAAGCTGCCTACTTACAAAGTATAGGTTTACCATATGTGGGGAGCTTTGTAGATGATAAGGATCAACAAAATTTAAGGATTATAAATAAAAATGGAATAAAAATCTGCTTCCTTTCCTACACATACGGAACAAATGGAATCCCCGTCCCCAAAGGGAAGGATTTTCTTGTCAACCTGATTGACCGTGAGAGAATGAAAGGAGAAATTCAACGAGCAAGAAAAGCAGCGGATTTAGTTGTGATGAGCATTCATTGGGGGAATGAATATCAACGAATTCCAACAAATAATCAAAAGGATTTAGCTCGTTTCTTGGCAAATGAAGGTGTGGATATCATATTTGGTTCTCATCCGCATGTCCTTCAACCTATGGAATGGTTCAACACAACGGATGGAAGGAAAGCATTTGTGGTTTATTCATTAGGCAACTTTCTTTCTGCTCAGAATAATAATTATAAAGACATTGGCGGTTTAGCCACAATCGATGTAACTAAACAAATTACAGACAAAGGGACAACTATCGAAATTTCGAATCCAGTCTTCTTTCCAACCTATATTACTAGTCAAAAATATCACCACTTTAAGGTTGTTCCATTGGAGAATGCAGCAACATTTGGGCTTACGAATGCGGATGCGAAATACAAAGAAATTCAACAACATATGAAACAATGGCTCCGTTAA
- a CDS encoding type II CAAX endopeptidase family protein, with amino-acid sequence MDTRYSRGLLLGGLFTIMSFLFTRGFYSLFFIILFGLLILVAFFKENNRLFVWLIVAFFLGNLLIGYADHFIDAYPLSPFTLVLISQLLWTIPIILITYVIKKFNKPTGYSYISFIRNSPIQITSHFTISFFLLFYFMLALLVLSVILVLVMKAGEWTILKIGLILLFSGLNSFLEELLWRGIFITQFIRMSSKRMGILLSSAAYGLYTTMFGYSIKISLFYFLLGVVFGFVTVKSKSLLPSFIIHSIITVLLLLLGWVVLPL; translated from the coding sequence ATGGACACTAGATACTCTAGAGGTTTGTTGTTAGGTGGACTTTTTACCATTATGTCCTTCCTTTTTACAAGAGGTTTTTATTCGCTTTTCTTTATAATCCTTTTTGGGTTACTAATACTGGTTGCTTTTTTTAAGGAAAACAATCGGCTATTTGTCTGGTTGATCGTTGCATTTTTTTTAGGTAATTTACTCATTGGCTACGCAGACCATTTTATCGATGCGTACCCACTATCGCCTTTTACACTTGTATTAATAAGTCAATTGTTATGGACGATTCCGATTATACTAATAACCTATGTGATAAAGAAATTCAATAAGCCAACAGGCTATTCTTACATAAGCTTTATTAGGAATTCTCCCATTCAAATAACCAGCCATTTCACAATCTCCTTCTTTCTGCTTTTTTATTTCATGCTAGCTCTCCTTGTGTTAAGTGTAATTCTTGTCCTTGTAATGAAGGCGGGAGAATGGACTATCTTAAAGATTGGTTTGATACTACTATTTTCTGGATTGAATTCATTTTTAGAAGAATTATTGTGGAGGGGAATATTTATTACGCAGTTTATCCGAATGAGCAGCAAGCGTATGGGTATCTTACTAAGTAGTGCTGCATATGGGCTGTATACAACGATGTTTGGTTACTCGATAAAAATAAGTTTGTTCTATTTCCTATTGGGTGTTGTATTTGGCTTCGTCACTGTTAAATCAAAGAGTTTACTCCCTTCCTTTATTATTCATAGCATCATTACAGTCCTTCTGTTGCTTCTTGGCTGGGTAGTTTTGCCGTTATAA
- a CDS encoding HesB/YadR/YfhF family protein has translation MNIHITNEAVAWYKRELGLKKGDYVRFFARYGGCSTVQSGFSLGISTDEPIDIGTQTMVDGIVFYIEEKDVWFFDDHDLTIDYQETYEEPSFQYKK, from the coding sequence ATGAATATACATATTACAAATGAGGCTGTAGCGTGGTATAAAAGAGAACTAGGTCTTAAAAAGGGTGATTATGTTCGCTTTTTTGCTCGGTACGGAGGATGCAGCACAGTACAAAGTGGTTTTTCTTTAGGAATCTCGACAGACGAACCCATAGATATTGGTACACAAACAATGGTAGACGGAATTGTCTTTTATATTGAAGAAAAGGATGTATGGTTCTTTGATGATCATGATTTAACAATTGACTATCAAGAAACCTATGAAGAACCTAGTTTTCAATATAAGAAATAA
- a CDS encoding thioesterase family protein gives MRGTLSVENYFISTREIQLYYADTDMMGVIYHANYLKFFELGRTGFIEDLGYNYLAMEESGYYAPVYDIQITYKKPLRYGDKAFVKTWVELNDGIKTIYGYTIINGNEEICAEGKSTHIIVKKDNFRPTSFKKAFPEWYLKYEEVKKK, from the coding sequence ATGAGAGGAACGTTGTCCGTGGAGAACTATTTTATTTCGACTAGAGAGATTCAACTTTACTATGCAGATACAGATATGATGGGTGTCATTTACCATGCAAATTATTTAAAGTTTTTTGAGCTAGGAAGAACAGGGTTTATTGAGGATCTTGGCTATAATTACTTAGCAATGGAAGAGTCTGGTTACTATGCTCCCGTATATGATATTCAAATCACTTACAAAAAACCGTTACGCTATGGCGATAAGGCCTTTGTTAAAACGTGGGTAGAGTTAAACGATGGAATAAAAACAATTTATGGATATACGATAATTAATGGAAACGAAGAAATATGTGCAGAAGGAAAGTCTACTCATATTATTGTTAAAAAGGATAATTTCAGGCCTACCTCCTTTAAAAAAGCCTTCCCGGAATGGTATTTAAAATATGAGGAAGTAAAGAAAAAATAA
- a CDS encoding AAA family ATPase: MTLKQLTNQRTLYTEQIRQWEQELNETGILTNESQLISAISQETDPKSLSKLLTLGAQSRLGRDKEDTLAAVWFAKALELDPENQRAKEFSIQSDWKKMKDFLAPLSFPPIRETDNRTAKKKTAEQYIDICQSFLKASEEQLKDLQTKVDVASTMVNKQLFFKYQKLSELLFTAIEETGSLLKAAKEYDQSITGVFHTSTFFEDLKLHMANVDEVKRSWEQQFLEEQPSEITADNALDELNSMIGMDLVKKRVNDFYRFLKYQKQRKELGFQVKDELSLNMILTGNPGTGKTTLARLLAKIYYELGVLPREEVIETDRSQLVGGFVGQTEENVRSIVEKSIGGVLFIDEAYSLKREGQTGNDYGQSAIDTLVSLMTGSEYGGRFAVILAGYPEEMRSFIDANPGLRSRFPQSNFIHLPNYSNEELIQIAEKVALDNDYLLTEESKSEIELRLEQERVDETFGNARTARNIVLDAIFKKGSEKQSAENDLLDYMLLNKEDFRLEKAHSTDSPQEKLDQLIGLNALKEEMRSLISFVKMQQFRRKQGLPTVPIQLHAVFTGNPGTGKTTVAKIYAEYLKECGILKRGHLIVASRADFVAGYVGQTAGKTKKKIKEALGGVLFIDEAYSLLSHSNSDFGKEVIDTLVDEMTKQNENLVVVLAGYPNEMDQLLESNPGLRSRFKKYFLFPDYSSEELLEIMATYAESFQYHLTEDAKKRLIEAIETEDSRGNGRFATNVVDEMIQAQASRLMKLEQDNELIEKSMFLEAEDVKVAIGKIK, from the coding sequence ATGACATTGAAACAACTAACCAATCAACGAACTCTATATACGGAACAAATCAGACAGTGGGAACAGGAACTTAACGAAACTGGTATCCTTACTAATGAAAGTCAGCTCATTAGTGCAATCAGTCAGGAAACGGATCCTAAATCCCTATCCAAGCTTTTAACGCTAGGAGCACAATCAAGGCTAGGTCGGGATAAAGAGGACACTTTAGCAGCTGTTTGGTTTGCAAAAGCCCTCGAACTTGATCCTGAAAACCAAAGGGCAAAGGAATTTAGTATTCAATCTGACTGGAAGAAAATGAAGGATTTTCTGGCTCCACTTTCGTTCCCGCCTATAAGAGAAACGGATAACCGTACGGCCAAGAAAAAAACAGCTGAGCAGTACATAGATATTTGCCAAAGCTTTTTAAAAGCATCAGAAGAACAATTGAAAGATTTACAAACAAAAGTAGATGTAGCTTCCACGATGGTGAATAAACAGCTTTTTTTCAAATATCAGAAACTTTCTGAATTACTATTTACTGCCATAGAGGAAACTGGAAGTCTGTTAAAAGCAGCGAAAGAATATGATCAATCAATTACCGGTGTCTTCCATACATCTACTTTTTTTGAGGATTTAAAATTGCATATGGCCAATGTTGATGAAGTAAAAAGATCATGGGAACAGCAATTTCTTGAAGAACAACCCTCAGAAATCACAGCAGATAACGCATTGGATGAATTAAATAGTATGATTGGGATGGATTTAGTTAAAAAACGCGTGAATGATTTTTACCGATTCCTAAAATACCAAAAGCAACGTAAAGAGCTTGGTTTTCAAGTCAAAGATGAACTAAGTTTAAATATGATTTTAACAGGAAACCCAGGAACTGGTAAAACAACACTTGCTCGTTTATTGGCAAAAATTTATTATGAGTTGGGTGTACTTCCACGGGAAGAAGTAATTGAGACAGACCGCTCGCAATTAGTCGGGGGCTTTGTAGGACAAACAGAGGAAAACGTCCGATCCATCGTTGAAAAGTCCATTGGCGGTGTATTATTTATTGATGAAGCTTATAGCTTAAAACGCGAGGGTCAAACGGGGAATGATTATGGTCAATCTGCTATTGATACCCTTGTTTCACTGATGACCGGAAGTGAATATGGCGGAAGGTTTGCGGTCATTTTAGCTGGGTATCCTGAAGAAATGCGCTCGTTCATAGATGCCAATCCTGGATTACGTAGTCGTTTTCCTCAATCAAATTTTATCCATTTACCTAATTATTCGAACGAGGAGTTAATTCAGATTGCCGAAAAAGTGGCATTAGACAACGATTATCTACTGACTGAGGAATCAAAAAGCGAAATTGAGCTTCGTCTTGAACAAGAACGAGTGGATGAAACCTTTGGAAACGCGAGAACAGCACGAAATATTGTGTTAGATGCCATTTTTAAAAAGGGGTCAGAGAAGCAATCTGCAGAAAATGATCTTTTAGATTATATGCTCCTCAACAAAGAAGATTTTCGTTTGGAAAAAGCGCACAGCACAGATTCACCACAGGAAAAACTGGACCAGCTCATTGGTCTTAACGCCTTGAAAGAAGAAATGAGATCATTAATATCGTTTGTAAAAATGCAACAGTTTAGAAGAAAACAGGGATTACCGACAGTACCCATTCAACTTCATGCTGTATTTACCGGAAATCCTGGTACAGGTAAAACTACTGTGGCTAAAATTTATGCGGAGTACTTAAAAGAATGCGGTATTCTAAAACGAGGACACCTTATTGTAGCTAGCAGGGCCGATTTTGTTGCTGGTTATGTAGGTCAAACTGCCGGGAAAACAAAGAAAAAGATTAAGGAAGCACTAGGTGGTGTGTTATTCATTGACGAAGCATATTCTCTTCTTAGTCATTCAAACAGTGATTTCGGGAAAGAAGTTATTGATACACTAGTCGATGAAATGACAAAGCAAAACGAAAACCTTGTGGTTGTCTTAGCAGGCTACCCAAATGAAATGGATCAACTCTTGGAGAGCAATCCTGGGCTCCGCTCAAGATTTAAAAAATACTTCCTATTTCCTGATTACTCTTCAGAAGAGTTACTTGAAATCATGGCCACGTATGCCGAAAGCTTTCAATACCACTTAACAGAGGATGCAAAGAAGCGATTAATTGAGGCCATTGAAACAGAAGATTCCAGAGGGAACGGCCGTTTTGCTACAAACGTGGTCGATGAAATGATTCAAGCACAAGCATCTCGGCTAATGAAATTAGAACAGGATAATGAACTTATTGAAAAATCGATGTTCCTTGAAGCAGAAGATGTTAAGGTGGCCATAGGTAAAATAAAATAA
- the tlp gene encoding small acid-soluble spore protein Tlp, with protein MAYNNKPNPDDRSDNVEKLQSMIHNTIENMEAAEESLAFTDSEQQRQQIESKNQRRRESIDSFRSEIKDEAQNQQS; from the coding sequence ATGGCCTACAATAACAAACCTAATCCTGATGATCGTAGCGATAATGTAGAGAAACTTCAATCAATGATTCATAATACAATTGAAAATATGGAAGCGGCTGAAGAATCGCTTGCTTTTACCGACAGCGAGCAACAGCGCCAACAAATCGAATCGAAAAATCAACGGAGACGCGAAAGTATCGACTCATTCCGCTCAGAAATTAAAGACGAAGCCCAAAATCAACAAAGCTAA
- a CDS encoding acid-soluble spore protein N: MSNPKRDHKHFTPSHLGTQPRGFSGNKGKKMNDTSGKHAQVIQTKGE, translated from the coding sequence ATGAGTAATCCAAAAAGAGACCATAAGCATTTTACGCCAAGCCATTTAGGAACACAGCCTCGAGGCTTTAGTGGCAATAAGGGAAAAAAAATGAATGATACATCAGGTAAACACGCTCAGGTAATTCAAACTAAGGGCGAATAA
- a CDS encoding FbpB family small basic protein, giving the protein MRKPRKRSFAELVLENKSQLLKDRAAMEKIEQRLEEKRLGKAE; this is encoded by the coding sequence ATGAGAAAACCTAGAAAACGCTCATTTGCAGAACTTGTTTTAGAAAATAAATCACAACTATTAAAAGATCGTGCTGCAATGGAAAAAATTGAACAGCGCCTAGAAGAAAAGCGTCTCGGAAAAGCCGAGTAA
- a CDS encoding redoxin domain-containing protein encodes MIKKIIAAVVLVSLLTVAIVQAMDKKTEAPETTSQASANNEGLSIGAKAPDFELKTLTGETVKLSDLKGKKVMLNFWATWCPPCKAEMPEMEQFSKQAGDDVVILAVNIDPQLDVQGFVNENKITFPVLLDAEDKVNEAYQVLSIPTTYFINSKGVIKNKFTGSMTLDVMKDFTEKLK; translated from the coding sequence ATGATAAAGAAAATAATTGCTGCCGTTGTTTTGGTTTCTCTCCTTACAGTAGCAATTGTACAAGCAATGGATAAAAAGACAGAGGCACCCGAAACGACAAGTCAAGCAAGTGCTAATAATGAAGGTCTATCGATAGGAGCAAAAGCACCCGATTTTGAATTAAAAACATTAACAGGTGAAACCGTGAAGCTCTCCGACTTAAAAGGTAAAAAGGTTATGCTTAACTTCTGGGCTACCTGGTGTCCACCATGTAAAGCAGAAATGCCTGAAATGGAGCAATTTTCTAAGCAGGCTGGAGATGATGTCGTTATTCTTGCTGTTAACATTGACCCACAACTAGATGTCCAAGGTTTTGTTAACGAAAACAAGATTACCTTTCCAGTCCTTTTAGATGCTGAAGACAAAGTGAATGAAGCCTATCAGGTATTATCTATCCCAACCACGTATTTTATTAACTCAAAAGGGGTTATTAAAAATAAATTTACGGGATCAATGACCCTTGATGTGATGAAGGACTTTACCGAAAAATTAAAATAG
- a CDS encoding class II aldolase/adducin family protein, with the protein MISEIKYKKQICEIGKRIYDKGFVAANDGNISIRLSEDEFLITPTGVSKGFMTPEMIVKVNADGDVLEGDYRPTSEMKMHMLVYQERPDIQAIVHVHPPYATAFAIAGIPLDQAIMPESVVYLGSIPVAEYGTPSTEEVPNAVKKYVYDHQGVLLENHGALTWGRDLEHAYFLIESMEFTAKINWISKQLNGDRELSKNHVQTLVEMKAKMGIKGNSPLGVETETDVHSVKRTPPIEQSLSKQDLQTIVENVTKNILDELKKHL; encoded by the coding sequence ATGATTTCTGAAATTAAATATAAAAAACAAATTTGTGAAATTGGAAAAAGAATCTATGATAAAGGGTTTGTAGCTGCAAACGATGGAAATATTTCGATTCGTCTTAGTGAGGATGAATTTCTTATCACCCCTACAGGTGTTAGTAAAGGTTTTATGACACCAGAAATGATCGTAAAAGTGAATGCGGATGGTGACGTATTGGAGGGGGATTACCGTCCCACTTCTGAAATGAAAATGCACATGCTTGTGTATCAAGAGAGGCCAGACATACAAGCTATTGTGCATGTTCATCCACCCTATGCCACTGCGTTTGCAATTGCAGGTATTCCTTTAGATCAAGCCATTATGCCAGAGTCTGTAGTCTACCTAGGTAGCATTCCTGTGGCAGAGTATGGGACCCCTTCAACGGAAGAAGTACCAAATGCGGTGAAGAAATATGTTTACGACCATCAAGGGGTCTTATTAGAAAACCACGGAGCGTTAACATGGGGAAGAGACCTTGAACATGCTTATTTCCTAATAGAATCGATGGAATTTACCGCCAAAATTAATTGGATTTCTAAGCAATTAAATGGGGATCGGGAGTTATCGAAGAACCATGTTCAAACTTTGGTTGAAATGAAAGCAAAAATGGGCATAAAAGGAAATTCACCCCTTGGTGTTGAAACTGAAACTGACGTTCATTCGGTGAAACGTACTCCTCCCATTGAACAAAGCTTATCAAAACAGGATCTTCAAACGATTGTTGAGAACGTAACAAAAAATATATTGGACGAGTTAAAGAAACATTTGTAG
- the mtnA gene encoding S-methyl-5-thioribose-1-phosphate isomerase, with protein sequence MEQAFLQSVSYDNGILKILDQTKIPNVTEFLEITKIEDAWDAIKQLKVRGAPAIGIAAAYGLVVGIKDAPENSFEDFYAYFKKQADYLATSRPTAVNLFWALKRMDEKALKEKDQPVQQIKAALENEAHTIRNEDEEVCRTIGEHALTLLNDGMGVLTHCNAGGIATARYGTALAPLYLAKEKGWNIKVFADETRPLLQGARLTAWELMQAGIDVTLITDNMAAMVMQKGWVQAVIVGCDRVAANGDVANKIGTYGVALLAKAHNIPFYVAAPISTIDLETKTGDEIPIEEREATEITEGFGKRTAPEGVKVFNPAFDVTPHELITAIITEKGILTGNYQEELPKLFK encoded by the coding sequence ATGGAACAAGCTTTTTTACAATCCGTATCATATGATAATGGGATATTAAAAATATTAGATCAAACCAAAATTCCAAATGTTACAGAATTTCTTGAAATCACTAAAATTGAAGATGCATGGGACGCCATTAAACAATTAAAGGTTCGTGGTGCACCTGCAATCGGAATAGCTGCTGCTTATGGGTTAGTAGTTGGAATAAAGGATGCGCCTGAAAATTCCTTCGAGGATTTTTATGCTTATTTTAAAAAGCAAGCTGATTATTTAGCTACCTCACGGCCCACTGCGGTCAACTTATTTTGGGCGCTAAAGCGGATGGATGAGAAGGCACTAAAAGAGAAAGACCAACCTGTTCAACAAATAAAAGCAGCACTCGAAAATGAAGCACATACCATCCGTAATGAAGACGAAGAGGTTTGTCGGACAATCGGAGAGCATGCGTTAACACTATTAAATGATGGAATGGGCGTCCTTACCCATTGTAATGCAGGCGGAATTGCAACCGCAAGATATGGAACAGCGCTAGCCCCCCTATACCTGGCAAAAGAAAAAGGTTGGAATATAAAAGTATTTGCAGATGAAACAAGACCGCTCCTTCAGGGTGCACGACTAACTGCTTGGGAGTTAATGCAAGCTGGCATTGATGTTACATTAATAACTGATAATATGGCTGCAATGGTTATGCAAAAAGGTTGGGTGCAAGCGGTGATTGTGGGATGTGACCGAGTTGCAGCGAATGGTGACGTAGCAAATAAAATTGGAACGTATGGAGTAGCGTTATTAGCGAAAGCCCATAATATTCCGTTCTATGTAGCCGCACCTATTTCAACAATCGATTTAGAAACTAAAACTGGGGATGAAATCCCAATTGAAGAACGTGAGGCGACTGAAATTACTGAAGGTTTTGGAAAAAGAACGGCTCCGGAGGGAGTAAAGGTATTTAATCCAGCCTTTGATGTGACGCCACATGAACTTATAACTGCTATAATAACAGAAAAGGGCATCCTAACAGGAAATTACCAAGAAGAGCTTCCAAAACTTTTTAAATGA